A stretch of the Microcella sp. genome encodes the following:
- a CDS encoding DUF2254 domain-containing protein, which produces MNRLAFVAARVRDSFWFVPAVAIVLAVVLAESVVVLDRALDIGGLLIIDVGPDGARGLLAAIATSMLAAAATMFSITIAVLALTASAYGPRLVRNFMSDRGNQLVLATLVSTALYALLVLRRVRSGDDEFVPSVGVSLALGLTVLCIALLIYFIHHISTGIQISTLAGGVRVELAARMLHNYPECVADDRRPDALWPLTDGTDHEIRARSDGYVADIGESELVAAARSGAARIDLLVRPGTFVCHGDLVATVALEDDHSARAPVDERVSRVESAVRSAVAVRDERTPYQDVEHLARQLVDIAARAISPGINDPYTAVAAIDALTAAFAGTAGHADPSPVVVDADAHPRLRLAQRRWIDVVTEAVDAIRVYSTGQPIVAERLLDLLERLASRSRDAHRRLDLVAAADRVLRGADSDALLPEDRDRLRAAATWTTEEAR; this is translated from the coding sequence GTGAATCGGCTCGCGTTCGTCGCGGCGCGCGTGCGCGACTCGTTCTGGTTCGTGCCAGCGGTCGCAATCGTGCTCGCGGTGGTGCTGGCCGAGTCGGTCGTCGTGCTCGATCGTGCGCTCGACATCGGTGGGCTACTGATCATCGATGTTGGCCCCGACGGTGCCCGCGGGCTGCTGGCGGCGATCGCCACCTCGATGCTCGCTGCAGCCGCCACGATGTTCTCGATCACTATCGCTGTGCTCGCACTGACGGCATCGGCGTATGGGCCGAGGCTCGTGCGCAACTTCATGTCAGACCGCGGCAATCAGCTCGTGCTCGCCACGCTGGTCTCGACTGCGCTCTACGCTCTGCTGGTGCTGCGGCGCGTGCGATCGGGCGACGACGAGTTCGTGCCCAGCGTCGGCGTCTCGCTCGCTCTCGGGCTCACGGTGCTCTGCATCGCCCTGCTCATCTATTTCATCCATCACATCAGCACGGGCATCCAGATCTCAACACTGGCCGGCGGCGTGCGCGTCGAGCTCGCTGCCCGCATGCTGCACAACTACCCCGAGTGCGTGGCCGACGATCGTCGGCCCGACGCGCTCTGGCCCTTGACTGACGGCACCGATCACGAGATCCGCGCGCGGTCAGATGGCTACGTGGCCGACATCGGTGAATCAGAACTCGTCGCGGCGGCGCGATCGGGCGCAGCGCGCATCGATTTGCTCGTGAGGCCCGGCACCTTCGTGTGCCACGGCGACCTCGTGGCGACGGTGGCGCTCGAAGACGACCACAGTGCGAGAGCGCCGGTCGACGAGCGCGTGAGTCGCGTCGAATCGGCGGTGCGGTCGGCGGTGGCCGTGCGGGATGAACGCACGCCCTATCAAGACGTCGAGCACCTGGCGCGACAGCTCGTCGACATCGCCGCGCGGGCGATCAGCCCCGGCATCAACGACCCGTACACGGCGGTCGCCGCCATCGACGCATTGACCGCGGCCTTCGCAGGCACCGCGGGGCACGCTGATCCGTCGCCCGTCGTCGTGGATGCCGACGCGCACCCGCGGCTGCGGCTCGCGCAGCGGCGCTGGATCGACGTCGTCACCGAGGCGGTCGACGCGATACGGGTCTACAGCACCGGGCAGCCGATCGTCGCCGAGAGGCTGCTCGATCTGCTCGAGCGGCTCGCCTCACGCTCTCGCGACGCGCACCGGCGCCTCGACCTGGTGGCTGCGGCCGATCGCGTGCTGCGTGGAGCAGACTCAGACGCGCTGCTGCCCGAAGACCGCGACCGCCTGCGAGCCGCGGCGACCTGGACCACGGAGGAGGCCCGATGA
- a CDS encoding acyl-CoA thioesterase: protein MTRLHVAVPLRWSDLDAYAHVNNARMFTLLEEARIAAFWGGGTSGAPTAVLATGPGAESITLIAGQQIEYRAQIPYHREPLDVELWIGKLGGASLQVCYEVYSPAGEQPRTLYVRAATTIVLAERESGAPRRIDDSEREAWLPYVEDPLVFRQQ, encoded by the coding sequence ATGACTCGCCTGCACGTCGCTGTTCCCCTGCGCTGGAGCGATCTCGACGCCTACGCGCACGTGAACAACGCCCGCATGTTCACTCTGCTCGAAGAAGCGCGCATCGCGGCGTTCTGGGGCGGTGGCACGAGCGGGGCGCCGACGGCGGTACTCGCCACAGGACCGGGTGCAGAGTCGATCACCCTCATCGCCGGCCAGCAGATCGAATATCGCGCGCAGATTCCGTACCACCGCGAGCCGCTCGACGTCGAACTATGGATCGGCAAGCTCGGAGGCGCGAGCCTGCAGGTCTGCTACGAGGTGTACAGCCCGGCGGGGGAGCAACCCCGCACGCTCTACGTGAGGGCGGCGACGACGATCGTGCTGGCCGAGCGCGAGTCGGGGGCGCCACGGCGCATCGACGACAGCGAGCGCGAGGCCTGGCTGCCGTATGTCGAAGATCCACTGGTGTTTCGGCAGCAGTAA
- a CDS encoding PadR family transcriptional regulator, which translates to MSETTPDAEALDAGHLQELRRGTVVLASLLALRTPGYGYALLEHLSDAGVEVDANTLYPLLRRLESQGLLTSEWNTDDSRPRKFYRTSAAGESLAGRLLDESRRITDALVRLSEGEAP; encoded by the coding sequence GTGAGTGAAACGACCCCCGACGCTGAGGCGCTCGACGCCGGCCATCTGCAAGAACTGCGGCGCGGCACCGTCGTGCTCGCGAGCCTGCTCGCGCTGCGCACCCCCGGCTACGGCTATGCACTGCTGGAGCACTTGTCTGATGCCGGTGTCGAGGTCGACGCCAACACCCTCTACCCGCTGCTGCGTCGGCTCGAGAGCCAGGGCCTGCTCACGAGCGAGTGGAACACCGATGACAGCCGACCGCGCAAGTTCTACCGCACCAGCGCCGCGGGCGAGTCGCTCGCCGGCCGCCTGCTCGACGAATCCCGCCGCATCACCGACGCGCTCGTGCGCTTGTCTGAAGGAGAAGCACCGTGA
- a CDS encoding permease prefix domain 1-containing protein: protein MTTPTLTERYVAAVVRRLPEKSRADVASELRASIADDIEARLADGTDPQIAERDALTELGDPDRLAAGFAGTPLQLIGPAVYLDWRRLLTVLLSIVLPIVAGALIIAQALAGAGPVDIVLGTMGTVVSVGIAMAFWVTVIFAIIERTGAADRPLVAWSLDSLPTTTAKPQVGVDVLVGGVLGLLLLVAGLVSQSVFPAFRDAEGGAIPFLAPELWSWWIPYFIVVLVAELVFAIVLYRRRSWSLGLAVGNIVLTLAFAVPMIVLVLSDSIVNPAFSAQLADVPELIELGGQAMVITAIAVAAISLWECIDGVLKAARARR from the coding sequence GTGACCACCCCCACCCTGACCGAGCGCTACGTTGCCGCGGTCGTACGCCGACTGCCCGAGAAGAGCCGCGCTGACGTCGCGAGCGAGTTGCGGGCATCCATCGCTGACGACATCGAGGCCCGCCTCGCCGACGGCACCGACCCTCAGATCGCCGAACGGGATGCTCTCACCGAGCTCGGCGACCCCGACCGCCTCGCCGCGGGCTTCGCGGGTACGCCGCTGCAACTCATCGGCCCTGCCGTGTACCTCGATTGGCGTCGTCTGCTCACGGTGCTGCTGAGCATCGTGCTGCCGATCGTCGCCGGCGCTCTCATCATCGCGCAGGCGCTCGCGGGCGCTGGGCCGGTCGACATTGTGCTCGGCACCATGGGCACGGTCGTCAGTGTCGGCATCGCCATGGCCTTCTGGGTGACGGTGATCTTCGCGATCATCGAGCGCACGGGCGCGGCCGATCGCCCTCTCGTGGCCTGGTCGCTCGACAGCCTGCCGACGACGACCGCGAAGCCGCAAGTGGGCGTCGACGTGCTCGTCGGCGGCGTGCTCGGGCTGCTGTTGCTCGTCGCCGGGCTCGTCTCGCAGTCGGTCTTCCCCGCGTTCCGCGATGCCGAGGGCGGGGCGATCCCCTTCCTCGCGCCTGAACTGTGGTCGTGGTGGATTCCGTACTTCATCGTCGTGCTCGTCGCCGAACTCGTCTTCGCCATCGTGCTCTACCGGCGTCGGTCGTGGAGCCTCGGGCTCGCTGTCGGCAACATCGTGCTCACCCTCGCGTTCGCGGTGCCGATGATCGTGCTGGTGCTCAGCGACTCGATCGTCAACCCGGCGTTCTCGGCCCAGCTCGCCGACGTACCCGAACTCATTGAGCTCGGCGGGCAAGCCATGGTGATCACCGCGATCGCGGTCGCGGCGATCTCGCTGTGGGAGTGCATCGACGGCGTGCTGAAGGCGGCTCGCGCACGACGATAG
- a CDS encoding acyl-CoA thioesterase — translation MLAALTLTDTDARTSEDIFTAPSLWTPQRRVFGGQVAAQAVLAAMRTVEADRFIHSMHGYFLRPGDDEQSITFSVDRIHDGRSFSTRRTQAYQNGQPILSMIASFQDVDPGLEHQAEMPSGIPGPDDLPSAREILAPLDHPVAQYWANSRPFDLRHVDAPVYFAPGPDAVAHQAVWFRTTAPLPDDENLHRAALAYASDYTILEPILRRHGATWATPGLKMASLDHAMWWHRFARVDDWLLYVQESPSAQGGRGLSQGRIFTRDGLLVASVAQEGMVRVPSA, via the coding sequence ATGCTCGCCGCCTTGACGCTCACCGACACCGACGCCCGCACGAGCGAAGACATCTTCACGGCGCCGAGCCTCTGGACCCCGCAGCGGCGCGTGTTCGGTGGGCAGGTCGCCGCGCAGGCGGTGCTCGCAGCGATGCGCACGGTCGAGGCCGATCGCTTCATCCACTCGATGCACGGCTACTTCTTGCGCCCGGGCGACGACGAGCAGTCGATCACGTTCTCGGTCGACCGCATTCACGACGGGCGCTCGTTCTCGACGCGGCGCACGCAGGCGTACCAGAACGGCCAGCCGATTCTCTCGATGATCGCGAGCTTCCAAGACGTCGACCCCGGTCTCGAGCACCAGGCGGAGATGCCTTCCGGCATTCCCGGCCCCGACGATCTGCCGAGCGCGCGCGAGATTCTCGCACCCCTCGATCACCCCGTCGCGCAGTACTGGGCGAACAGCCGCCCCTTCGACCTGCGGCACGTGGATGCTCCCGTGTACTTCGCCCCCGGGCCCGACGCCGTGGCGCACCAGGCCGTGTGGTTTCGCACGACCGCGCCTCTGCCCGACGACGAGAACCTGCACCGCGCCGCACTGGCGTATGCGAGCGACTACACGATACTCGAGCCCATTCTTCGCCGGCACGGCGCCACCTGGGCCACACCGGGTCTGAAGATGGCGAGCCTCGACCACGCGATGTGGTGGCACCGCTTCGCGCGCGTCGACGACTGGCTGCTCTATGTGCAAGAGTCGCCGAGCGCCCAGGGCGGCCGCGGTCTCTCGCAGGGACGCATCTTCACGCGCGACGGCCTGCTCGTGGCGAGCGTCGCGCAAGAGGGCATGGTGCGGGTGCCGTCCGCCTGA
- a CDS encoding FAD-binding dehydrogenase, with product MTSLPTSDAIIVGAGLAGLVAAAELVDAGKHITIVDQEPEATFGGQAWWSFGGLFLVDSPEQRRMGIRDSIELARQDWAGTAGFDRPEDDHARAWADAYLEWAAGEKRAWLKQKGIGLFPVVGWAERGGDTATRHGNSVPRFHIVWGTGPAILEPFIATVRRGVDAGLVTLLFRHRVDALTVTNGRVVGVSGSVLAPDDAERGAPSNRDIVGEFSLKASAVVMASGGIGGNHDLVRAAWPERLGTPPAHMVSGVPAHVDGRGLGIAETAGARLVNGDRMWHYVEGIQNHSPVWAKHGIRILPGPSSLWLDATGRRLPTPLFPGFDTLGTLAHLRTTGHDHSWFVTTQSIIEKEFALSGSEQNPDLTGRSVRELLNQRLGKGATGPVEAFKQKGADFIVASTVDELVVRMAALEPDAPLDVDRVRTEIAARDRMLDNEFGKDAQLTAIRGARKYRGDKLIRVAPPHKLTDPKHGPLIAVRLHVLTRKSLGGIQTDLDSRALAADGSPLPGLYAVGEAAGFGGGGVHGYRSLEGTFLGGCLHTGLRAGRAIAGA from the coding sequence ATGACGTCTCTTCCCACCTCCGACGCGATCATCGTCGGCGCGGGCCTCGCCGGACTCGTCGCCGCGGCCGAGTTGGTGGATGCGGGCAAGCACATCACGATCGTCGACCAAGAGCCCGAGGCGACGTTCGGCGGGCAGGCGTGGTGGTCGTTCGGCGGCCTGTTCCTGGTCGACAGCCCCGAGCAGCGCCGCATGGGCATCCGCGATTCGATCGAGCTCGCCCGGCAAGACTGGGCTGGCACCGCCGGGTTCGACCGGCCGGAAGACGACCACGCGCGCGCCTGGGCCGACGCCTACCTCGAGTGGGCCGCGGGCGAGAAGCGCGCCTGGCTGAAGCAGAAGGGCATCGGGCTCTTCCCGGTCGTCGGCTGGGCCGAGCGCGGCGGAGACACGGCCACGCGGCACGGCAACTCGGTGCCGCGCTTTCACATCGTGTGGGGCACCGGGCCCGCGATTCTCGAGCCGTTCATCGCGACGGTGCGCCGGGGCGTGGATGCCGGCCTCGTCACCCTGCTGTTCCGTCACCGGGTCGACGCGCTCACCGTGACCAACGGGCGAGTGGTCGGCGTGAGCGGCAGCGTGCTTGCCCCCGACGACGCAGAGCGAGGCGCGCCCTCGAACCGCGACATCGTCGGTGAGTTCAGCCTCAAGGCGAGCGCGGTCGTCATGGCGTCGGGCGGCATCGGCGGCAACCACGACCTCGTGCGGGCAGCGTGGCCCGAGCGGCTCGGCACTCCCCCGGCGCACATGGTGAGCGGCGTGCCCGCGCACGTCGACGGCCGTGGACTCGGCATCGCCGAGACGGCCGGCGCGCGCCTGGTCAACGGCGACCGCATGTGGCACTACGTCGAGGGCATCCAGAACCACTCCCCGGTGTGGGCGAAGCACGGCATCCGCATCTTGCCCGGCCCCTCGAGCCTGTGGCTCGACGCGACGGGCCGCCGCCTGCCGACCCCGCTCTTCCCGGGCTTCGACACGCTCGGCACCCTCGCCCACTTGCGCACGACGGGCCACGACCACAGTTGGTTTGTGACGACCCAGTCGATCATCGAGAAGGAGTTCGCGCTCAGCGGCAGCGAGCAGAACCCCGACCTGACGGGCCGCAGCGTGCGCGAGCTGCTGAACCAGCGGCTCGGCAAGGGTGCCACGGGCCCGGTCGAGGCCTTCAAGCAGAAAGGCGCGGACTTCATCGTCGCGAGCACGGTCGACGAGCTGGTCGTCCGCATGGCGGCGCTCGAACCGGATGCTCCGCTCGACGTCGACCGCGTGCGCACCGAGATCGCCGCGCGTGACCGCATGCTCGACAACGAGTTCGGCAAAGACGCCCAGCTCACGGCCATTCGCGGCGCGCGGAAGTATCGGGGCGACAAGCTCATCCGCGTCGCGCCGCCGCATAAGCTGACCGACCCGAAGCACGGCCCGCTCATCGCCGTGCGGCTGCACGTGCTGACCCGCAAGAGCCTCGGAGGTATCCAGACCGACCTCGACAGCCGCGCGCTCGCCGCCGACGGCTCACCGTTGCCGGGCCTCTACGCGGTCGGCGAGGCGGCGGGCTTCGGCGGCGGCGGCGTGCACGGCTACCGCTCGCTCGAAGGCACTTTCCTCGGCGGGTGCCTGCACACCGGGCTGCGGGCGGGCCGCGCCATCGCCGGCGCTTAG
- the pdhA gene encoding pyruvate dehydrogenase (acetyl-transferring) E1 component subunit alpha, with amino-acid sequence MLLNPAGERVPNPEYEPFVADVTGDQLASLYEDLVVVRRLDIEATALQRQGELALWPPLLGQEAAQVGSARTLRPDDFVFSSYRENAVAYCRGVELPDLLRVWRGTAQSGWNPYEVGMATPSIVIGAQTLHAMGYAVGCLRDGVDSVAVAYFGDGATSEGDVNEAMIFAASFRAPVIFFCQNNQWAISEPVGLQAQRPIAERAPGFGIPSIRVDGNDVLAVMAATRQALERARAGEGPTFIEAVTYRMGPHTTSDDPSRYIDPLQREEWAAKDPLARVEAHLRDTGVLTDELAEAIAGRADEIAARFRKGCVDLADPRPLDVFDHVYAEPHRGIARQRSQYAAYLASIGEAQSEGEQR; translated from the coding sequence ATGCTTCTGAACCCGGCCGGCGAGCGAGTGCCGAACCCCGAGTACGAGCCCTTCGTGGCCGACGTCACGGGCGATCAACTCGCGAGCCTCTATGAAGACCTCGTCGTCGTGCGCCGTCTCGACATCGAAGCCACTGCGCTGCAGCGGCAGGGCGAGCTGGCGCTGTGGCCCCCGCTGCTCGGTCAAGAGGCAGCCCAGGTGGGCTCGGCTCGAACTCTGCGACCCGATGACTTCGTGTTCTCGAGCTACCGCGAGAACGCCGTCGCCTACTGCCGAGGCGTCGAACTGCCCGATCTGCTGCGCGTCTGGCGCGGCACGGCGCAGTCGGGGTGGAACCCCTACGAGGTCGGCATGGCGACCCCCTCGATCGTCATCGGGGCGCAGACGCTGCACGCCATGGGCTACGCCGTCGGCTGCCTGCGCGACGGCGTCGACTCAGTGGCGGTCGCCTACTTCGGCGACGGCGCGACGAGTGAAGGCGACGTCAACGAGGCGATGATCTTCGCGGCCTCGTTCCGCGCGCCCGTGATCTTCTTCTGCCAGAACAACCAGTGGGCGATCTCTGAGCCGGTGGGCTTGCAGGCGCAGCGACCCATCGCCGAGCGGGCGCCCGGGTTCGGTATTCCGAGCATCCGCGTCGACGGCAATGACGTTCTCGCGGTCATGGCGGCCACGCGACAGGCCCTCGAGCGCGCTCGCGCGGGCGAGGGGCCCACCTTCATCGAGGCTGTGACCTACCGCATGGGGCCGCACACCACCTCTGACGACCCGAGCCGCTACATCGACCCGCTGCAGCGCGAAGAGTGGGCGGCGAAAGACCCGCTCGCCCGCGTCGAAGCCCACTTGCGCGACACCGGCGTGCTCACCGATGAGCTGGCTGAGGCGATCGCTGGGCGCGCCGATGAGATCGCCGCACGATTTCGGAAGGGCTGCGTCGACCTGGCCGACCCCAGACCGCTCGACGTCTTCGACCACGTGTACGCCGAGCCGCATCGCGGCATCGCTCGCCAGCGCTCGCAGTACGCGGCGTACCTCGCCTCGATCGGCGAGGCGCAGAGCGAGGGGGAGCAGCGATGA
- a CDS encoding alpha-ketoacid dehydrogenase subunit beta produces MTELTLSKAIGSGLRRALSDDDRVVILGEDIGALGGVFRITDGLQRDFGADRVMDMPLAESGIIGMAVGLAYRGFRPVCEIQFDGFIYPAFDQIVSQVAKLHYRTRGAVRMPLTIRVPYGGGIGAVEHHSESPEAYFTHTSGLRVVTCSTPQDAHTMIRQAIACDDPVLFFEPKRRYWTKGEVDEDADFPMDAARVVVTGTDVTIVTYGPLVATAIDAAAAAADDGVSIEVIDLRSLSPLDLETVEASVRTTGRLVIAHEAQEFGGLGAEIATAITDRCFYHLEAAPARVAGFDVPYPASRLEEHFLPDLDRMLDAVDRVMGRENALTGWSAS; encoded by the coding sequence ATGACCGAGCTCACCCTCTCGAAGGCGATCGGCTCGGGCCTGCGCCGCGCTCTGAGCGACGACGACCGAGTCGTGATCCTCGGCGAAGACATCGGGGCACTCGGCGGCGTCTTCCGCATCACCGACGGACTGCAGCGCGACTTCGGAGCCGATCGCGTCATGGATATGCCTCTGGCCGAGTCGGGCATCATCGGCATGGCCGTCGGGCTCGCCTATCGGGGGTTTCGCCCCGTGTGCGAAATCCAGTTCGACGGCTTCATCTATCCGGCCTTCGACCAGATCGTCTCTCAAGTGGCGAAGCTGCACTACCGCACGCGAGGTGCCGTGCGCATGCCGCTCACGATCAGGGTTCCGTACGGGGGCGGCATCGGCGCGGTCGAGCACCACTCTGAGTCTCCCGAGGCCTACTTCACCCACACCTCGGGGCTGCGGGTCGTCACGTGCTCGACGCCGCAAGATGCCCACACGATGATTCGCCAGGCGATCGCGTGCGACGACCCGGTGCTCTTCTTCGAGCCCAAGCGCCGCTATTGGACGAAGGGCGAGGTGGATGAGGATGCCGACTTTCCGATGGACGCCGCCCGGGTCGTCGTCACCGGCACCGACGTCACCATCGTCACCTACGGCCCGCTCGTCGCAACCGCGATCGATGCGGCCGCCGCCGCGGCCGACGACGGAGTGTCGATCGAGGTCATCGATCTGCGCAGCCTCTCGCCGCTCGACCTCGAGACGGTCGAGGCGAGCGTGCGCACGACCGGGCGGCTGGTCATCGCACACGAGGCGCAAGAGTTCGGCGGGCTCGGGGCCGAGATCGCCACGGCGATCACCGATCGGTGCTTCTACCACCTCGAGGCCGCGCCTGCCCGGGTGGCCGGCTTCGATGTGCCGTACCCCGCCTCGCGCCTCGAAGAGCACTTCCTTCCCGATCTCGACCGCATGCTCGACGCAGTCGATCGCGTCATGGGGCGCGAGAACGCCCTGACCGGCTGGAGCGCATCATGA
- a CDS encoding dihydrolipoamide acetyltransferase family protein: MTAREFRLPDLGEGLTESELVEWHVAPGELVTLNQTIADVETAKAIVQLPSPVAGRVIELLAEPGTTVAVGTPIVRFEVEGAADSPAPDSASADEAAEGHAAETQKPESAHGSTSETTDAPVRNAVLVGYGPSVESGKRPQRKKRTFAAPTSVAQRPAAPRPVSSGHALALAAPPVRKLAHELGVDLATLQGTGENGMIVRADVTRAAEGSTPPTVAGAERTGEVRTPIRGVRKATAAAMVQSAFTAPHVTEFLTVDVTRSLQLVQRLTESGQRASLLGLVSKAVCMAIARTPSLNSRWDDEANEIVQFETVNLGIAVATDRGLMVPHITSADRRTLPELTAEIADLAAAARAGELAPSQLSGSTFTITNIGVFGVDAGTPILNPGEAGILAMGAVRRLPWEHEGEIALRDVITLSLSFDHRLVDGEQGARLLTDVGALLRDPATALAMV, encoded by the coding sequence ATGACTGCCCGCGAGTTCCGGCTGCCCGACTTGGGGGAGGGGCTGACCGAGTCTGAGCTGGTCGAGTGGCACGTGGCGCCGGGCGAGCTGGTGACGCTCAACCAGACGATCGCCGATGTCGAGACAGCGAAGGCGATCGTGCAGCTGCCGTCGCCCGTCGCCGGACGTGTCATCGAACTGCTCGCCGAGCCCGGCACGACGGTCGCCGTCGGCACCCCGATTGTGCGGTTCGAGGTCGAGGGTGCTGCCGACTCTCCAGCACCCGACAGCGCTTCCGCGGACGAGGCTGCCGAAGGCCACGCCGCCGAGACGCAGAAGCCCGAGTCCGCCCATGGCAGTACCTCAGAGACCACAGACGCACCCGTGCGCAACGCCGTGCTCGTGGGCTACGGCCCCAGTGTCGAGTCGGGCAAGCGCCCCCAGCGCAAGAAGCGCACGTTCGCCGCTCCGACCTCCGTAGCGCAGCGCCCCGCGGCGCCGCGACCCGTCTCGTCGGGTCACGCGCTCGCACTGGCGGCACCGCCCGTGCGCAAGCTCGCGCACGAGCTCGGGGTCGACCTGGCGACTCTGCAGGGCACGGGCGAGAACGGCATGATCGTGCGCGCCGACGTTACGCGCGCTGCCGAGGGCAGCACGCCGCCGACCGTGGCGGGTGCCGAGCGCACGGGCGAGGTGCGCACGCCCATTCGTGGGGTGCGCAAGGCGACCGCGGCTGCGATGGTGCAGAGCGCCTTCACAGCACCGCACGTGACCGAGTTCTTGACGGTCGATGTCACCCGGTCGCTACAACTCGTACAACGCCTCACCGAGTCAGGTCAGCGGGCATCGCTGCTCGGTCTCGTGTCGAAGGCGGTCTGCATGGCGATCGCCCGCACCCCCTCGCTCAATAGTCGGTGGGACGACGAGGCGAACGAGATCGTGCAGTTCGAGACCGTCAATCTCGGCATCGCGGTGGCGACCGACCGCGGCCTCATGGTGCCGCACATCACCTCGGCAGACCGCCGCACGCTGCCCGAACTCACGGCCGAGATTGCGGATCTCGCCGCGGCCGCGCGCGCGGGCGAGCTCGCACCGTCGCAGTTGAGCGGCAGCACCTTTACGATCACGAACATCGGCGTCTTCGGGGTCGACGCGGGCACGCCCATTCTGAATCCCGGCGAAGCGGGAATTCTCGCGATGGGGGCGGTGCGACGGCTGCCCTGGGAGCACGAGGGCGAGATCGCCCTGCGCGACGTCATCACCCTGAGCCTCTCGTTCGACCATCGGCTGGTTGACGGCGAGCAGGGGGCACGGCTGCTCACCGATGTCGGCGCGCTGCTGCGCGACCCGGCCACCGCCTTGGCGATGGTCTAG
- a CDS encoding SACE_7040 family transcriptional regulator, whose protein sequence is MSATPRTQAKADRRDALLSAAASMFAERGFERVSLDDLGGAVGVSGPAVYRHFSGKQAVLAALLVDTSEGLWQGGQRVVTEAADARAALSGLIDFHVDFALANADVIRVQDRDLDSLTETDRHRVRLLQRQYVELWVDVLERVVEGEARPTLRTRAHAVFGLINSTPHSGRDRRSRDLLATMALAALTAPSRTARTTAR, encoded by the coding sequence ATGAGCGCGACCCCGCGTACCCAGGCGAAGGCCGATCGCCGCGATGCACTGCTCTCGGCCGCCGCCAGCATGTTTGCCGAACGCGGCTTCGAGCGCGTGTCGCTCGACGATCTCGGCGGAGCCGTCGGCGTCAGTGGCCCTGCCGTCTACCGCCACTTCTCAGGCAAGCAGGCGGTGCTCGCCGCTCTGCTCGTCGACACGAGCGAAGGACTCTGGCAGGGCGGTCAGCGCGTCGTCACCGAGGCTGCGGATGCTCGCGCGGCCTTGAGCGGACTCATCGACTTTCACGTCGACTTCGCCCTCGCGAACGCCGACGTCATCCGCGTGCAAGACCGGGACCTCGACAGCCTCACCGAGACCGACCGTCACCGGGTGCGCTTGCTGCAGCGGCAGTACGTCGAGCTCTGGGTCGATGTACTCGAGCGCGTCGTCGAGGGCGAAGCGCGCCCGACTCTGCGCACGCGAGCTCACGCCGTCTTCGGGCTCATCAACTCGACCCCGCACAGTGGCCGCGACCGCCGCAGTCGCGACCTGCTCGCGACCATGGCCCTCGCGGCCCTCACCGCCCCGAGCCGAACAGCTCGCACGACCGCTCGCTAG